The segment TCGACCACAGGAGGAACCATGACCGACCCCCGTCCCGCCCCGGTCCGGGCCTGGCACGACATCGTGCGCACCCAGGACCTCGACCGGCTCGACGACCTGCTCGCCGACCACGTGGTGTTCCGCTCCCCCGCCGTGCACACGCCCCAGGAGGGAAAGGCGCTCACCACCGCCTACCTGACCGCGGCACTCCTCGTCCTCGGCCCGGGCCTCACCTACCACCGCGAGCTCGTCGGCGAGGACTCCGCGATGCTCGAGTTCACCACCGTGGTCGGCGGCAAGCAGGTGCACGGCATCGACCTGATGCGTTGGGACGGCGAGGGGCGACTCGTCGAGTTCACCGTGATGGTGCGTCCCCTGCAGGGCCTCACCGCCCTGGTGGAGGCGATGGGCGAGGCCCTGCAGCGTCGTTCCTAGCGCTGGGGCGCCGACTCCCGCTCGGCACGCAGCCGAGCCGTGAGGCCCTCCCCCTCGATGTCGAGGTTCGGCAGGCTGCGGTCCAACCAGCGAGGGAGCCACCACATCCGCCGACCGACGATCGACATGAGGGCCGGCACCAGCAGCATCCGCACCAGGAACGCGTCCGCGAGCACCCCGATCGCGAGCGCGAAGCCGATGGTCTTGATGATCGGGTCCGACCCGCCGACGAAGCCGG is part of the Aeromicrobium sp. Leaf245 genome and harbors:
- a CDS encoding nuclear transport factor 2 family protein; its protein translation is MTDPRPAPVRAWHDIVRTQDLDRLDDLLADHVVFRSPAVHTPQEGKALTTAYLTAALLVLGPGLTYHRELVGEDSAMLEFTTVVGGKQVHGIDLMRWDGEGRLVEFTVMVRPLQGLTALVEAMGEALQRRS